One Thiocapsa sp. genomic window carries:
- a CDS encoding DUF499 domain-containing protein, producing the protein MTLPTIFGICTPRQDVLKGTISESDFAADLAQVLRGEAPEEYLDPVKFFANTHPTRGLNQFIADKMEEAESVSARKATLLDPTEEDETVKILRRRLFDRIDDAAATAVIESYRQLREQHRDNLPPVGGRDARLEAFAAGYPLHPELIDTLREKMSTLGNFQRVRGMLRLLARSVGRLWEQRPADAYAIHLHHLDPGFEPIRQEIVTRLGQRQFVPAIKSDVAAVDGDQSALAQQLDTDHYKGLAPYGSYVGRAILFHTLAFNENLKGATPEELRWSILSPGTDLSFIDDARRRFVQGSAYLDDRPNVPLRFLAEANLTQILRRQEQHADPGEARAQLNDRIKSIFGGTVFNLYPFPGGPYEVPDDAGDGKPSLVLMGFDAVEVASDNVAVPELVGRIYAQKDASGGLRINRNNLVFLLADQARKEEMRHKMVRRLALNELRRPERLNELPDHQQDRIKEWYQRSEHELALAIQQCYRHVIYASKHRIEGAELDLAHSAIDVQSASDKPGQGQKQVVEVLRANNKLRLPEDEPDSATYIRDRTPLKKGTITTAALRAEFRRDPGLPILVGDDCFVKGIRRGIEGGEFVYQSGDLIHAKGDPWANIHIDEQSFVHTAAYANECGIWPKVSEAPPGSGPVGGSGSGSGGETGNDDGTGQTGRGSTGSSGTTGTAGGKDPGSGTSGGGATGTGTGSTGKTTPPSNTLTEEGVLKEALTKLWERARARKFARIRTLELRLFDATDAFRLLGLVAAVQGATKQVVITGSYETAEGGCWRSSSPAHPRTPSPSKTSWTPNCARPKKRICRLASISASTTPGLASPETSRKSSPSD; encoded by the coding sequence ATGACCTTGCCGACCATCTTCGGCATCTGCACACCGCGCCAGGACGTCCTGAAAGGCACGATCTCCGAATCGGACTTCGCGGCTGACCTTGCCCAGGTGCTGCGCGGCGAGGCCCCGGAAGAATACCTCGACCCGGTCAAGTTCTTCGCGAACACCCATCCGACCCGCGGACTCAACCAGTTCATCGCCGATAAGATGGAAGAGGCCGAGAGCGTCTCGGCCCGCAAGGCCACGCTGCTCGACCCCACGGAAGAAGACGAAACCGTCAAGATCCTCCGCCGCCGACTCTTTGACCGCATCGACGATGCCGCAGCGACCGCCGTCATCGAATCCTACCGCCAGCTCCGGGAGCAGCACCGCGACAACCTGCCCCCGGTCGGCGGCCGCGACGCGCGCCTGGAAGCCTTCGCAGCAGGCTACCCCCTGCACCCCGAGCTGATCGACACCCTGCGCGAGAAGATGTCCACCCTGGGCAATTTCCAGCGGGTTCGCGGCATGCTGCGCCTGCTCGCCCGCAGCGTCGGCCGGCTCTGGGAGCAGCGTCCGGCCGATGCGTACGCCATCCATCTGCATCACCTCGACCCCGGCTTCGAGCCCATTCGCCAGGAGATCGTCACCCGGCTCGGCCAGCGCCAGTTCGTCCCCGCCATCAAGTCCGACGTGGCCGCGGTGGATGGCGATCAAAGCGCGCTGGCCCAGCAGCTCGACACCGACCATTACAAAGGACTCGCACCCTATGGCTCCTACGTCGGCCGGGCGATCCTGTTTCACACCCTGGCCTTCAACGAGAATCTGAAGGGCGCCACCCCCGAGGAGCTGCGCTGGTCGATCCTCTCGCCCGGCACGGACCTGAGCTTTATCGACGACGCCCGGCGGCGCTTCGTGCAGGGCTCGGCCTATCTGGATGACCGCCCGAACGTCCCGCTGCGGTTTCTCGCCGAGGCCAACCTGACCCAGATCCTGCGCCGTCAAGAGCAGCACGCGGATCCCGGCGAGGCCCGCGCACAGCTCAACGACCGCATCAAATCGATCTTCGGCGGGACCGTCTTCAACCTCTACCCCTTCCCCGGCGGCCCCTACGAGGTGCCCGACGACGCGGGCGACGGCAAGCCGTCCCTGGTCCTCATGGGGTTCGATGCCGTGGAGGTTGCATCGGACAATGTCGCCGTCCCGGAGCTGGTCGGTCGCATCTATGCGCAGAAAGATGCGAGCGGGGGCCTGCGGATCAACCGCAACAACCTCGTCTTCCTGTTGGCCGATCAGGCCCGCAAGGAGGAGATGCGGCATAAGATGGTTCGGCGTCTGGCGCTGAACGAACTGCGCCGCCCGGAACGGCTCAACGAGCTGCCTGATCATCAACAGGACCGGATCAAGGAGTGGTACCAACGCTCCGAGCATGAGCTCGCCCTGGCCATCCAGCAGTGCTACCGGCACGTCATCTATGCCTCCAAGCACCGGATCGAGGGCGCGGAGCTGGACCTCGCGCATAGCGCTATCGACGTGCAGAGCGCCTCGGACAAACCCGGCCAGGGCCAGAAACAGGTGGTCGAAGTCCTGCGCGCCAACAACAAACTGCGCCTGCCCGAGGACGAGCCGGACTCGGCGACCTATATCCGCGACCGCACGCCCCTGAAGAAGGGCACCATCACCACCGCCGCCCTGCGCGCCGAGTTCCGACGCGACCCCGGCCTGCCCATCCTGGTGGGCGACGATTGCTTCGTGAAAGGCATCCGTCGCGGCATCGAGGGAGGCGAATTTGTCTATCAGAGCGGCGATCTGATCCACGCCAAGGGCGACCCCTGGGCCAACATCCATATCGACGAGCAGTCCTTCGTCCATACCGCCGCGTATGCAAATGAGTGCGGCATCTGGCCGAAGGTCTCCGAGGCACCGCCCGGATCCGGCCCGGTCGGCGGCTCCGGCAGCGGTTCCGGCGGCGAAACTGGCAACGATGACGGCACGGGTCAAACCGGGCGAGGATCAACCGGATCCAGCGGAACCACAGGCACCGCAGGCGGTAAAGACCCCGGATCAGGCACGTCCGGCGGAGGCGCCACGGGCACCGGTACCGGCTCCACTGGCAAGACCACGCCGCCATCGAACACCCTGACCGAAGAAGGCGTTCTTAAAGAGGCCCTCACCAAGCTCTGGGAACGGGCGAGGGCGCGCAAGTTCGCCCGCATTCGCACACTGGAACTGCGCCTCTTCGACGCGACCGACGCCTTCCGCCTGCTGGGCCTGGTCGCGGCCGTTCAGGGCGCCACCAAGCAGGTGGTCATCACCGGCAGCTACGAGACCGCAGAGGGGGGCTGCTGGAGATCGAGTTCACCGGCCCACCCGCGGACGCCCAGCCCGTCAAAGACTTCCTGGACCCCCAATTGCGCGCGGCCAAAGAAAAGGATCTGTCGGCTCGCTTCGATATCCGCTTCGACGACACCGGGCTTAGCCTCGCCGGAGACATCCCGGAAAAGCTCGCCGAGCGACTGA
- a CDS encoding UPF0175 family protein: MPNLTLAIPESALSALRRSPAELGREMKLAAAIHWYGRGLMSQERAAELAGLNRRDFIHALVREGADVFVLDDDSLVRELGLDASGETTAP, encoded by the coding sequence ATGCCGAACTTGACCCTCGCGATCCCGGAATCCGCACTGTCCGCCCTGCGGCGCTCGCCGGCCGAGCTTGGCCGCGAGATGAAACTGGCCGCTGCGATCCACTGGTACGGACGCGGACTGATGTCGCAGGAGCGCGCGGCGGAGTTGGCCGGTCTGAACAGGCGCGATTTCATTCATGCCCTGGTCCGGGAGGGTGCGGACGTCTTTGTCCTGGATGACGACAGCCTGGTGCGCGAGCTTGGCCTGGATGCGTCTGGCGAGACCACGGCCCCATGA
- the gmk gene encoding guanylate kinase produces the protein MSEGILFIVSAPSGAGKTSLVKALLARDPGLSLSVSCTTRASRAGEQDGVHYHFIDQARFRESVAAGDFLEHAEVFGNLYGTRAADVRAALDAGRDLILEIDWQGARQVRERFGSAVGIFVLPPSIAELERRLRGRGTDSDAVIADRMAQARDEMAHVEEYAYLVVNEVFDRALDALAAIVLAERQRFERQRPRLGFLLDVLT, from the coding sequence ATGAGCGAAGGTATCCTCTTTATCGTCTCGGCCCCGTCCGGCGCCGGGAAGACCTCATTGGTCAAGGCGCTCCTGGCGCGTGATCCGGGCCTTTCGCTGTCGGTCTCCTGCACGACGCGTGCGTCCCGCGCCGGCGAGCAGGACGGCGTCCACTATCACTTCATCGATCAGGCGCGCTTTCGGGAGTCGGTCGCCGCAGGTGATTTTCTGGAGCATGCGGAGGTCTTCGGCAACCTCTACGGGACGCGCGCGGCCGACGTGCGCGCCGCGCTGGACGCCGGGCGGGATCTGATCCTGGAGATCGACTGGCAGGGCGCGCGGCAGGTTCGCGAGCGCTTCGGCTCGGCGGTCGGGATCTTCGTCTTGCCGCCGTCGATCGCGGAGCTGGAGCGTCGCCTGCGCGGGCGAGGCACCGACAGCGATGCGGTCATCGCCGATCGGATGGCGCAGGCGCGCGACGAGATGGCGCATGTCGAGGAGTATGCCTATCTGGTCGTGAACGAGGTGTTCGACAGGGCCCTGGATGCGCTCGCGGCCATCGTCCTCGCCGAGCGTCAGCGTTTCGAGCGGCAGCGGCCGCGGCTGGGGTTCTTGCTCGATGTCCTGACCTGA
- a CDS encoding RelA/SpoT family protein — MQTALLPVVAPASVHPVKPPAEDAGRAPVARYLISDLCAYLETYLPPEQVSEFYRAYLFGAEAHEGQSRKSGEPYIYHPVAVARILAEMHMDYKCLIAALLHDVIEDTPVEKEQVAEVFDEEIADLVDGVSKLSQIAFESRAEAQAASLQKMLLAMTRDIRVILIKLADRLHNMRTLGSMHPDACRRISRETLDIFAPIANRLGISRIRVELEELGFLHHWPWRRHVIQRALQKTCGARVEMVGTVEMALKQALHQEDIHGEVDGRRKHLYGIYRKMREKRRAFSEVVDVFAFRVTVDRVDTCYRVLGLVHNLYKPVPGRFKDYIAIPKANGYQSLHTVLIGPQGIHIEIQIRTEDMQRMAESGIAAHWLYKSGEQSTAKATTLASEWLQNLLVMQHAAGNSVEFLDHVKIDLFPDDVYVFTPKGRILTLKRGATVIDFAYAIHSDVGNTCVAARIDRRMVSLSTHLRSGQTVEIINAPGAKPNAAWLNFVVTGKARASIRGYLKNLKQREAQVLGRRLLSAELGTFGVDLDSLDPVRVAAYLEEANQRTLDDLLGDIGLGNRLAALVARRLAAGDDDEATQAMQADKNLHPHRLAIRGTEGMVVSFARCCRPIPGDTIAALFSPGRGIVVHRTECRNLGSLETKRDKRLDVEWANEPDGEFPTEIRVEIGNRRGALAIVAGAIAELGSNIENVHSREKDGMTTALEFLILVKGRVHLARIMRRLRQLPLVLRITRVPR, encoded by the coding sequence ATGCAAACCGCCCTCCTCCCCGTCGTCGCCCCGGCCTCCGTTCACCCGGTTAAGCCTCCCGCTGAGGATGCAGGCCGTGCGCCCGTGGCCCGTTATCTGATCAGCGACCTCTGCGCCTATCTCGAGACCTATCTCCCGCCCGAGCAGGTCAGCGAGTTCTATCGCGCCTATCTGTTCGGGGCCGAGGCGCACGAGGGTCAGAGCCGCAAATCGGGCGAGCCCTACATCTACCATCCGGTCGCGGTCGCGCGCATCCTCGCCGAGATGCACATGGACTATAAGTGCCTGATCGCGGCCCTGCTGCATGATGTGATCGAGGATACTCCGGTCGAGAAGGAGCAGGTCGCGGAGGTCTTCGACGAGGAGATCGCCGATCTCGTCGACGGGGTGAGCAAGCTCTCGCAGATCGCGTTCGAATCGCGTGCCGAGGCCCAGGCGGCGAGCCTGCAGAAGATGCTGCTCGCCATGACACGCGACATCCGCGTCATCCTGATCAAGCTCGCCGATCGTCTGCACAACATGCGTACGCTCGGGTCCATGCATCCGGATGCCTGCCGACGGATCTCGCGCGAGACACTCGACATCTTCGCCCCCATCGCCAACCGCCTCGGCATCAGCCGCATCCGCGTCGAGCTCGAAGAGCTGGGCTTCCTGCACCATTGGCCTTGGCGCCGTCACGTGATTCAGCGCGCCTTGCAGAAGACCTGCGGCGCGCGCGTCGAGATGGTCGGCACCGTGGAGATGGCCCTCAAACAGGCCCTGCATCAGGAGGATATCCACGGGGAGGTCGATGGCCGGCGCAAGCATCTCTACGGCATCTATCGCAAGATGCGCGAGAAACGCCGCGCCTTCTCGGAGGTGGTGGACGTCTTCGCCTTCCGGGTGACGGTGGATCGGGTCGACACCTGTTATCGCGTGCTCGGACTGGTCCACAATCTCTACAAACCCGTGCCGGGGCGCTTCAAGGACTATATCGCCATCCCCAAGGCGAACGGCTATCAATCGCTACACACGGTGCTCATCGGCCCTCAGGGCATTCACATCGAGATTCAGATCCGCACCGAGGACATGCAGCGCATGGCCGAGTCCGGGATCGCCGCGCACTGGCTTTACAAGAGCGGTGAGCAGTCCACGGCCAAGGCCACGACGCTGGCCTCGGAGTGGTTGCAGAATCTGCTCGTGATGCAGCATGCGGCCGGCAATTCGGTGGAGTTTCTCGACCATGTGAAGATCGATCTCTTCCCCGACGACGTCTATGTCTTCACGCCCAAAGGCCGGATCCTCACCCTCAAGCGGGGCGCAACGGTCATCGACTTCGCCTACGCGATCCATTCGGATGTCGGCAACACCTGTGTCGCCGCACGGATCGACCGGCGCATGGTCTCGCTCAGCACGCATCTGCGCAGCGGCCAGACCGTGGAGATCATCAACGCACCCGGCGCCAAGCCGAATGCCGCTTGGCTGAATTTCGTCGTGACCGGCAAGGCCCGCGCGAGCATCCGGGGCTATCTCAAGAACCTCAAGCAGCGCGAGGCCCAAGTGCTGGGGCGGCGCCTGCTCAGTGCGGAGCTCGGCACATTCGGTGTGGATCTGGACAGCCTCGACCCGGTCCGTGTCGCGGCCTACCTGGAAGAGGCCAATCAGCGCACGCTCGACGATCTGCTCGGGGATATCGGGCTCGGCAATCGTCTGGCCGCATTGGTGGCGCGTCGCTTGGCGGCGGGAGACGACGACGAGGCGACCCAAGCGATGCAGGCCGACAAGAATCTGCATCCCCACCGCTTGGCGATTCGCGGCACCGAGGGGATGGTGGTGAGCTTCGCGCGCTGTTGTCGGCCGATCCCGGGCGACACCATCGCCGCGCTCTTCAGCCCGGGCCGCGGGATCGTGGTCCATCGCACTGAATGCCGCAACCTCGGCAGCTTGGAGACCAAGCGCGACAAACGTCTCGATGTCGAATGGGCCAACGAGCCGGACGGCGAGTTCCCGACCGAGATCCGGGTGGAGATCGGCAATCGACGCGGCGCACTCGCGATCGTCGCCGGAGCCATTGCCGAGCTGGGCTCGAACATCGAGAACGTCCACTCGCGCGAGAAGGACGGCATGACCACCGCGTTGGAGTTCCTGATCCTCGTGAAGGGCCGCGTCCATCTCGCGCGCATCATGCGCCGCCTGAGACAGCTTCCGCTGGTCCTGCGCATCACCCGCGTCCCGCGCTGA
- the rpoZ gene encoding DNA-directed RNA polymerase subunit omega — MARITVEDCLNHVDNRFDLVLLATKRARQLANGVEPILPWANDKPTVMALREIAAGHISTAMVQAAQREIDETTAALEQALAEELSSELGEAEPKGDPRE; from the coding sequence ATGGCCAGAATTACCGTTGAGGACTGCCTCAATCACGTCGACAACCGCTTCGACCTGGTGCTGCTCGCAACCAAGCGTGCCCGCCAGCTCGCGAACGGCGTCGAGCCGATCCTGCCTTGGGCCAACGACAAGCCAACCGTCATGGCGCTGCGCGAGATCGCCGCGGGCCATATCTCCACCGCGATGGTGCAGGCCGCGCAGCGCGAGATCGACGAGACCACGGCCGCCTTGGAGCAGGCGCTCGCCGAGGAGCTTTCCTCCGAGCTCGGCGAGGCGGAGCCCAAAGGCGATCCACGCGAGTAG
- a CDS encoding DUF3368 domain-containing protein, with product MVNTSPLIHLAEAGRLDLLQAAAPAVWVPEPVAQEIRAYGPQDPTAQALAAQLWLEVQPVQVVSVQVLAWDLGAGESAVLELARACPGSTALIDDLAGRRCAEALGIPLRGTVGLVLAAKQAGRIQAARPVLEQLRDRGMYLSDAVLQRALRLVDE from the coding sequence GTGGTCAATACGTCGCCGTTGATTCACCTCGCGGAGGCCGGGCGACTGGATTTACTGCAAGCCGCCGCCCCAGCCGTCTGGGTCCCCGAGCCGGTTGCTCAGGAAATCCGCGCCTACGGACCCCAAGACCCCACCGCCCAGGCGCTGGCCGCCCAGCTCTGGCTGGAGGTTCAACCGGTTCAGGTCGTGTCGGTGCAAGTGCTGGCCTGGGACTTGGGGGCGGGTGAAAGCGCAGTGCTGGAGTTGGCGCGGGCCTGCCCCGGAAGCACGGCCCTGATCGATGACCTCGCCGGACGGCGGTGCGCAGAGGCATTGGGTATACCTCTCAGGGGTACCGTCGGCCTTGTGTTGGCGGCGAAGCAGGCTGGCCGCATCCAGGCCGCCCGCCCCGTGCTCGAACAGCTCCGGGACCGTGGGATGTATCTCTCCGACGCGGTACTGCAACGGGCCTTGCGCCTGGTGGACGAGTAA
- a CDS encoding penicillin acylase family protein — translation MPRRILLLIVAMLAIGLLAGAAGLVWIAKRGEPSYTGSLAIPGLEAPVRVRYGPHAIPTLEADSLHDLLFAQGYVVARERMWQMDLLRRLAGGRLAEVFGTLVLPADRFFRTMGLDREAERSLAVLNREERSLLESYVAGVNAYRAEATAERRLPLEYLVVRADPAPWTPQDSLLIGGYMAWTQSYNLRAELTFLRLAARIGPERARELFPTDAGIPAPEVSPELVRELAQQQGRTRMRGDRQGPTIEPVLEIVARLGLPLPAAASNGWAVNGPRTADGAALLANDPHLAGSMPGIWYMLELIAPDLHVAGASLPGVPLVMIGHNRDLAWGFTSTIADTQDIFVERLMPDGKSVERADGRSEPIATRVERISVKGADPVDLVIRSTDNGVIVNDILGPITKTPMDLPSLETPHALALRETNDLPDGAFAGLLRLNRAETLEEAGEAILEFKHVVLNLMSAHRDGGIALQVSGVLPQRGKGSGAFPSPGWVEGYAWQGLVPQRRNPRRVDPPGAALVTANNRIVPVEYPVTISNAWMAPFRAERIAERLDAAGPLTPEAMAEIQTDRISTQARLAQAALRRIEIDLQAVDQAAWNIAAAELLDWDGDMAGSSRSAAFYALLEPALYRALYEDELGEDLEAMTAMALFAYSPLQEMLRSGRSSFWDDVTTSWTEGPAEIWARALKAAKADLDARIGNPQDARLDRIRTLTFPHAFGTLPLVGRLFNVGPIGVGGHADTVNVMKPMPLAPEESVFIPSMRVVYTPADWAGTRGVLPLGQSGHPFSPHRTDQLDAWLTGATYPWPWNGPSEQETIGVLMLAPGL, via the coding sequence ATGCCACGTCGGATCCTGTTGCTCATCGTTGCGATGCTGGCCATCGGCCTTTTGGCCGGCGCCGCCGGCTTGGTGTGGATCGCCAAACGCGGCGAGCCGAGCTATACGGGCAGCCTGGCCATTCCCGGGCTCGAAGCCCCGGTGCGCGTTCGTTACGGGCCGCACGCGATCCCGACGCTCGAGGCCGACAGTCTGCATGACCTGCTGTTCGCTCAAGGTTATGTCGTGGCGCGCGAGCGGATGTGGCAGATGGATCTGCTGCGCCGTCTCGCCGGCGGGCGTCTGGCCGAGGTGTTCGGGACCCTGGTACTGCCGGCGGATCGCTTCTTTCGCACCATGGGGCTCGATCGCGAGGCCGAGCGCAGTCTGGCTGTCTTGAACCGCGAGGAGAGGTCTCTCCTCGAGTCCTATGTGGCGGGCGTGAACGCCTATCGGGCCGAGGCGACGGCCGAGCGTCGCCTGCCGCTCGAGTACCTGGTCGTACGCGCAGACCCCGCTCCCTGGACCCCGCAGGACAGCCTCCTGATCGGCGGCTATATGGCCTGGACCCAGTCCTACAACCTGCGCGCCGAGCTGACCTTCCTGCGTCTGGCGGCCCGCATCGGCCCGGAGCGGGCGCGCGAGCTCTTTCCGACCGATGCCGGGATCCCGGCGCCGGAGGTGTCGCCCGAGCTGGTGCGCGAGTTGGCGCAGCAGCAGGGGCGGACCCGGATGCGCGGCGACCGGCAAGGGCCGACGATCGAGCCCGTGCTCGAGATCGTTGCCCGACTCGGCCTGCCGTTGCCGGCGGCGGCCAGCAACGGCTGGGCGGTGAATGGACCCCGCACGGCCGACGGCGCGGCGTTGCTCGCCAACGATCCGCATCTGGCGGGCTCCATGCCCGGGATCTGGTACATGCTGGAGCTGATTGCGCCGGATCTGCATGTCGCCGGGGCGAGCCTGCCCGGTGTCCCCTTGGTGATGATCGGGCACAACCGGGATCTCGCTTGGGGCTTCACCAGCACCATCGCGGATACACAGGACATCTTCGTCGAGCGTCTCATGCCCGACGGCAAGAGCGTCGAGCGTGCGGACGGGCGCTCCGAGCCGATCGCGACCCGGGTCGAGCGCATCTCCGTCAAGGGTGCCGATCCGGTCGATCTGGTCATCCGCTCGACCGACAACGGCGTGATCGTCAACGACATCCTGGGTCCGATCACCAAGACGCCCATGGACCTGCCGAGCCTGGAGACGCCGCATGCGCTGGCGCTGCGCGAGACCAACGATCTTCCCGACGGCGCCTTTGCCGGGTTGCTGCGTCTCAACCGAGCCGAGACGCTCGAGGAGGCCGGCGAGGCCATCCTGGAGTTCAAGCATGTCGTCTTGAACCTCATGTCGGCCCACCGCGACGGCGGCATCGCCCTGCAGGTCAGCGGGGTCCTGCCGCAGCGTGGCAAGGGCTCGGGCGCCTTCCCCTCGCCGGGTTGGGTCGAGGGCTATGCCTGGCAGGGGCTCGTGCCCCAGAGGCGCAACCCGCGGCGCGTCGATCCGCCCGGGGCGGCCTTGGTGACAGCCAACAACCGGATCGTTCCGGTCGAGTATCCGGTGACCATCAGCAACGCCTGGATGGCGCCCTTTCGCGCCGAGCGCATCGCCGAGCGGCTCGATGCAGCCGGCCCGCTGACGCCCGAGGCGATGGCGGAGATCCAGACCGATCGTATCAGCACCCAGGCACGGCTGGCCCAAGCCGCCTTGCGCAGGATCGAGATCGATCTGCAGGCGGTGGATCAGGCCGCTTGGAACATCGCCGCCGCGGAGCTGCTCGATTGGGACGGCGACATGGCGGGGTCGAGCCGGTCCGCGGCCTTCTACGCCTTGCTCGAGCCGGCGCTCTACAGGGCGCTCTACGAAGACGAGCTGGGCGAGGACCTCGAGGCGATGACGGCGATGGCCCTGTTCGCCTACAGCCCGCTGCAGGAGATGCTCCGCAGCGGCCGGTCGAGCTTCTGGGACGATGTGACAACGTCCTGGACCGAGGGTCCCGCCGAGATCTGGGCACGGGCGCTGAAGGCCGCCAAGGCGGATCTCGATGCCCGGATCGGCAATCCGCAGGATGCGCGTCTGGACCGGATTCGTACACTGACCTTCCCGCATGCCTTCGGGACCTTGCCCTTGGTCGGGCGTCTCTTCAACGTTGGTCCGATCGGTGTCGGGGGGCATGCGGATACGGTGAACGTCATGAAGCCGATGCCGCTCGCGCCCGAGGAGTCCGTCTTTATCCCCTCGATGCGGGTCGTCTACACCCCCGCGGATTGGGCAGGCACCCGCGGCGTGCTGCCGCTCGGCCAGTCGGGACACCCCTTCTCGCCTCATCGAACGGATCAGCTCGATGCTTGGCTGACGGGCGCGACCTATCCTTGGCCCTGGAACGGGCCGAGCGAGCAAGAGACGATCGGTGTCCTGATGCTGGCCCCGGGTCTTTAA
- the dtd gene encoding D-aminoacyl-tRNA deacylase, giving the protein MIGLLQRVSRAHVEVSGETIGAIERGLLVLVGVQRSDTTARGERLLERLLGYRVFPDADDRMNLSLRDIGGGLLLVPQFTLAADTRKGTRASFTSAAPPDEGKRLFDDLVARARAAHPTVATGRFGADMQVRLVNDGPVTFWLET; this is encoded by the coding sequence ATGATCGGTTTACTGCAACGTGTCTCCCGTGCTCATGTCGAGGTCTCGGGCGAGACGATCGGCGCCATCGAGCGCGGCCTTTTGGTCTTGGTGGGCGTCCAGCGGAGCGATACGACCGCCCGGGGAGAACGGCTGCTGGAGCGTCTGCTCGGCTATCGGGTCTTCCCGGATGCCGACGACCGCATGAACCTCAGCCTGCGCGACATCGGCGGCGGGCTTCTGCTGGTGCCGCAATTCACACTCGCTGCCGACACCCGCAAAGGGACCCGTGCCAGCTTCACCTCGGCCGCGCCGCCGGACGAAGGCAAGCGCTTGTTCGACGACCTGGTCGCGCGGGCGCGTGCCGCGCATCCCACGGTCGCGACCGGACGCTTCGGTGCCGACATGCAGGTCAGGCTGGTGAACGACGGACCCGTGACCTTCTGGCTGGAGACCTAA
- the hemF gene encoding oxygen-dependent coproporphyrinogen oxidase yields MSDRPDADAVKTYLLDLQDRICAALRETDGGAGFREDAWERSGGGGGRTRIMQDGAVFERGGINFSHVFGERLPPSASASRPELAGRGFQAMGVSLVVHPQNPYVPTSHLNVRFFIAERPDAEPVWWFGGGFDLTPYYGFEEDVRHWHRAAREACLPFGEDVYPRYKDWCDRYFYLKHREEPRGVGGLFFDDLSEGGFEHSFAFMRSVAEAYLPAYLPIVNRRWAKQYGDEERAFQKYRRGRYVEFNLVYDRGTLFGLQSGGRTESILMSLPPEVSWRYDYRPEPGSAEAELYERFLKPRDWLAGESPAG; encoded by the coding sequence ATGTCCGATCGACCCGACGCCGACGCCGTCAAGACCTATCTGCTCGATCTGCAGGACCGCATTTGCGCGGCCCTGCGCGAGACCGACGGCGGAGCGGGCTTCCGCGAGGACGCCTGGGAGCGTTCGGGCGGCGGTGGCGGGCGCACGCGCATCATGCAGGACGGGGCCGTCTTCGAGCGCGGCGGCATCAACTTTTCGCACGTCTTCGGCGAGCGCCTGCCGCCCTCGGCAAGCGCGAGTCGGCCCGAGCTGGCCGGGCGTGGCTTCCAGGCGATGGGCGTGTCCTTGGTCGTGCATCCGCAGAACCCCTATGTGCCGACCTCGCATCTGAACGTGCGTTTTTTCATCGCGGAGCGACCCGACGCCGAGCCGGTCTGGTGGTTCGGCGGCGGCTTCGATCTGACGCCCTACTATGGCTTCGAGGAGGACGTGCGCCACTGGCACCGCGCGGCGCGCGAGGCCTGTCTGCCCTTCGGCGAGGACGTCTATCCGCGTTACAAGGACTGGTGCGACCGCTACTTCTATCTGAAACACCGCGAGGAGCCCCGCGGGGTCGGCGGACTCTTCTTCGACGATCTGAGCGAAGGGGGATTCGAGCACAGCTTCGCCTTCATGCGCAGCGTCGCGGAGGCCTATCTGCCGGCCTACCTGCCCATCGTGAATCGCCGCTGGGCGAAGCAATACGGCGACGAGGAGCGCGCCTTCCAGAAATACCGCCGCGGTCGCTATGTGGAATTCAACCTGGTCTATGACCGAGGCACCCTGTTCGGGCTGCAATCGGGCGGTCGCACCGAGTCGATCCTGATGTCCCTGCCGCCGGAGGTGAGCTGGCGCTACGACTACCGCCCCGAGCCCGGCAGCGCGGAGGCCGAGCTCTACGAGCGTTTCCTCAAGCCGCGCGACTGGCTGGCCGGGGAGTCACCCGCTGGATAG
- a CDS encoding DUF2384 domain-containing protein, with the protein MSELTLDERCSLTRRIMSLLEGWNLGASDILVLLQLPASIKARNLSRYRDEECFPDDPQVNRRLSYLVRIEDALHTYFPRNPEMRHLWVKRANKQFNKRAPIAVMVEDGESGLISVLSHLDCTFAWDMTGSKAEYGKG; encoded by the coding sequence ATGTCCGAACTCACGCTCGACGAGCGCTGCTCGCTCACGCGCCGCATCATGTCGCTGTTGGAAGGCTGGAATCTCGGTGCGAGCGACATCCTGGTGCTCCTTCAACTGCCGGCGAGCATCAAGGCGCGCAACCTCTCGCGCTATCGCGACGAGGAGTGCTTCCCGGATGATCCGCAGGTCAATCGGCGGCTCTCCTATCTGGTGCGGATCGAGGACGCCCTGCATACCTATTTTCCACGCAACCCCGAGATGCGCCATCTCTGGGTCAAGCGCGCCAACAAGCAGTTCAACAAACGTGCGCCGATCGCCGTGATGGTCGAAGACGGCGAGAGCGGGCTCATCTCCGTCCTCTCGCATCTGGACTGCACCTTCGCGTGGGATATGACGGGGTCGAAGGCGGAATACGGCAAGGGCTGA